The Syntrophales bacterium genome has a segment encoding these proteins:
- a CDS encoding IS630 family transposase — KAISDFITAYGLTAKPFVWRKREVKGSQLKNTIVNLRN, encoded by the coding sequence CCAAAGCTATCAGCGACTTTATAACTGCTTATGGGCTAACTGCAAAGCCTTTCGTCTGGCGGAAAAGAGAAGTAAAAGGTTCGCAGCTGAAAAATACTATCGTTAACTTACGCAATTAA